AAAGCCGCCACGTTACAAACTGAAGCGGTAGGGGTTTGGCTCAACATTGATACCGCCATTCCTTGTGGCTTGATCATCAATGAGCTTGTGTCCAATGCCTTGAAACATGCCTTTCCCACTCCAGCCCCCGACAATGAAATCCGGGTTGAAATTGTTCCCACTGCAGATCATCGATTGACCTTAACCGTTCGCGATAATGGGGTTGGTTTTCCACCAGATCTGGACTTTCGCAACACCGATTCCCTCGGCTTGGAATTAGTCTGCGTCTTCACTGGGCAACTCGAGGGCACGATCGATCTGGATCGAACTGTAGAATCGGGAACGACTTTGACAATCACATTTTCAGAACTAGACAATACCGGGAAGGCATAATTATGGCTGCTGAAAAAATCTTAGTTGTGGAGGATGAACGCATTGTTGCTCGCGATATCGAAAAGCGCTTGAAGAAGTTGGGGTATGTCGTTCCCGCCTCGGTTGCCTCTGCAGAAGCAGCGATTGAAAAGGTTGCAGAAGTCCGACCGGATCTAGTCTTAATGGACATCCGGCTCAAGGGTCCGATGGATGGCATCGAAGCCGCAGAGCACATTCGCACCGAGTATGAGACGCCCGTTATTTATTTAACGGCTTACGCTGATGAAGCGACCTTACAACGTGCAAAAGCGACCGAACCCTTTGGCTATATTGTGAAACCGTTTGACGAGCGGGACTTGCATGTGGCGATCGAAGTCGCCCTCCGCCGCCAATTATCAGAAACTGCCATTCGCGTTGCTTTAGAGAAAGAGAAGGAGTTGAGCGAGTTGAAATCCCGGTTTTGGTCGATGGCGGCGCATGAAATTCGCAACCCGATGACCTCGATCCTGGGATGTGCTCAAATGCTGGAGCGTGAGTCCAATTTGCCCGAGGAGCGACGCCGAGAGTTTTTGTACATGATTCAACAGTCGGTTCGGTCGATGGACCAGTTGTTAAACGATTTATTGGAGATTGGTCGCGTTGAAGGCGGCAGTTTGAAGTTCGAGCCTGCGCCTTTGGATTTGGAGCAGTTCTGTCAGCGCTTGGTGGAGGAAATCCAATTTAGCGCGGGTGCTCATCAGCGCATCGTGTTCCATTATCAAGGGGACTGTGAGCGGGCTTACCTCGATCAAAAGCTTCTGAGACACACGCTCACCAATCTCCTCTCCAACGCCATCAAGTATTCCCTCGGAAGCAGCCTGGTTTATTTAGATCTCGTTTGCACAGATCAACAGGTCACCCTCCAAGTTCGAGACACGGGAATTG
The sequence above is a segment of the Cyanobacteria bacterium FACHB-DQ100 genome. Coding sequences within it:
- a CDS encoding response regulator, with product MAAEKILVVEDERIVARDIEKRLKKLGYVVPASVASAEAAIEKVAEVRPDLVLMDIRLKGPMDGIEAAEHIRTEYETPVIYLTAYADEATLQRAKATEPFGYIVKPFDERDLHVAIEVALRRQLSETAIRVALEKEKELSELKSRFWSMAAHEIRNPMTSILGCAQMLERESNLPEERRREFLYMIQQSVRSMDQLLNDLLEIGRVEGGSLKFEPAPLDLEQFCQRLVEEIQFSAGAHQRIVFHYQGDCERAYLDQKLLRHTLTNLLSNAIKYSLGSSLVYLDLVCTDQQVTLQVRDTGIGIPLEAQRHLFEPFQRASNVGKVPGTGLGLTMVKRCVDLQGGQIAVESEVGAGTTFIVQLPQHEPVNSQLQRTVSG